A single genomic interval of Helianthus annuus cultivar XRQ/B chromosome 13, HanXRQr2.0-SUNRISE, whole genome shotgun sequence harbors:
- the LOC110899020 gene encoding uncharacterized protein LOC110899020: MTYRSTTTTVRWWCSGHERKRERENRRWVVRGERERTAESGGASPPLTAAAGAVMVVGSNELLRRRQQSSGSGFGFQVRVKQCSGQPPVKDAQRWSKVRLGQFRLSFGSVNRSQQQICAVAGFEDRVDSVKPSQLS, from the exons ATGACATATCGgagcaccaccaccactgtccgGTGGTGGTGCAGCGGCCACGAacggaagagagagagagagaaccggAGGTGGGTGGTtcgaggagagagagagagaacggcAGAGTCAGGCGGTGCAtcgccgccgctcacggcggcggcagGGGCGGTGATGGTGGTTGGTTCCAACGAGCTTCTCCG GCGACGGCAGCAGAGTTCGGGTTCAG GTTTTGGGTTCCAGGTACGGGTCAAACAGTGTTCGGGTCAACCCCCGGTCAAAGATGCTCAACGGTGGTCAAAAGTAAGACTCGGCCAGTTTCGGCTTTCTTTCGGTTCGGTCAACAGAAGTCAGCAGCAGATCTGTGCAGTTGCGGGTTTTGAGGACCGAGTCGACTcagtcaaaccgagtcaactcagttga